A window of Fusobacteriaceae bacterium genomic DNA:
CGCGTAAATGACGCTTTGATTATTGCGCTTCACAATTTCCGATACCAATTTATCCCACGAAACAGAAAGGAACGGTCCGATGAGGGGAAGAAAAAAAGCGATGTGGCTTTGTCTTGCGGCAATCACCGTGATAAGCGCGATTTTTCCGCTCGTGAAGCGTCCCGCTCGGGTTCTCGTGATGGAAGACAGAGACACCGGAAGAAAATGGGAATACAAACTTCCCGGCAACGCCTTTTCTCTGGGGTATGTGCATTCAGTCATGAAAACCACCGCCGAGGAATATTTCAAGGCGGGGAAAGACGGCAGGATCGTGCTTACGGAAACCGTATACCAATCTTATGGCGTCGGACTTCCTTTCTTGCCCGAAGAGGGGGAACTGACCGTCAGGGACGGTCTCTTCATCCTGAAGATGCACCGGGAATTTCCGGAGATCTCCATGGTGATCTCGCCTCTGGCCAGGCATTATCTGAGGATCGGAGGGACGAAGCTCAACCTGAGTGAGATTTTGGGCGACAAATCGGCCAAAATCAAGCTTTCGATCAAAAGAAATTCATAATACGATGAGGTGTAAGCATGACAGAAGAACTGAGCAAAAAAGTTGAACAGACCGCGGCGGAAGCGGCGGTTAACGTAGATGAGATTCTCGCGAAATATGACAAAGGCTCCACGTTCCGGGTGCTTTCCGGCATACAGGCCAAGGCGGTCTCTCTGTTGCTATTTTGTTTTACGGTATTTCAATTGTATTATTCCTTCAAACCCATAGACGCCCAGGTCGCCCGCTGTATCCATCTGGCCTTCGGCCTTTCGGCGGTATTTATTCTCTATCCCTTTTCGACGAAAATGGACAAGCATCGCCTGAACGTCTTTGACTGCCTGCTTGGCGTCATTGCGGCCGCCGTCTGTCTCTACGAAGTCGTATTCTACAAAGACATCGTGACCAGAGCCGGCCTCGCCAATACGACCGACATGATCATCGGAACCATCGCGGTGATCCTGGTCCTCGAGGCGGCCAGACGCGTGATCGGGCTGCCCATGGTGGTCGTCTCCCTGCTCTTTATCGTTTACGCCCTGTACGGCCGGCGGATTCCCGGGCTTTTGAGCCACCGGGGGGTCTCGGTCAACGCCATGATCCAGCA
This region includes:
- a CDS encoding DUF1850 domain-containing protein, whose amino-acid sequence is MKRPARVLVMEDRDTGRKWEYKLPGNAFSLGYVHSVMKTTAEEYFKAGKDGRIVLTETVYQSYGVGLPFLPEEGELTVRDGLFILKMHREFPEISMVISPLARHYLRIGGTKLNLSEILGDKSAKIKLSIKRNS